The sequence below is a genomic window from Anaerocolumna chitinilytica.
CATCTGGGAATGGGCAGATCATACGGTTCTAAAAGATGGTAAATATTATTATGGCGGGGATTTCGGTGAGGCGACTCATGACGGGAATTTCTGTGTAGATGGACTTGTCTTCGCAGATCGAAGTCTAAAAGCCGGTTCCCTGGAAGCAAAAGCAGCTTATCAATATTTAAGAGCAGAACTTGTAGAGGGCTCTGGTTCTGAAGTAATGATAACAAATCTCTATGATTTTACTAATCTAAATGATTTTATTTTGAGATGGGAACTTGTGAAGGACGGGGTGACAGAAGTACAGGGAGAATTAATATTAGACCTTGAACCTCATCAATCTAAAAAAATTGTATTAGCCTATAAGCTTCCGGAAAAATGTGAGCTGGGATGTTTTCTGAATCTTTCGTTAATCAGACGTGAGGATTGTCAGTGGGCGGAAGCCGGTTATGAAACTGCCATGGTTCAGTTAGCTTTGACGGAAGTTGAGGCAGATAGTCTTTTTTATAAAGTTTACAGGGAAGAAATAGGCGCTATAAAGGAAAGCCTTCACGCTGAAGAAAATGATAATGTGCTGGAGATATATTGCGCAGATGGCAGTGGGTTCAGCTTTGATAAGAATAAAGGGTGTCTTTGCGGTATCAAAGTAAAGGGACAGAATTTGTTGGAGGAAGAGGCGAAAATAACTGCCTGGAGAGCGCCTACGGATAATGACAGACATATTAAATATCAATGGGGAATCTTTACGGATAATATCAGTGGCTGGAACATGAACCGGCTGTTTCATAAATGCTACCGTATGGATTGGAAAGTCTGCCAGGATGATTCAATCTCAATCCAGGTAAGCGGAAGCCTTGCAGGAGTTGCCAGAGAGCCTTTTGCCAGATATGATGCATGCTATGCCGTAGATTCTTACGGATATCTAAAGGTTGATATGAATGTAAAAATACATGAGGATTGTATATGGCTTCCAAGATTCGGATTTGAATTCGTATTGCCGGAAGAGATGGAACAGGTGGAGTATTTTGGTAAAGGACCCTATGAAAATTATATAGATATGTGCCACCATGTGAAAACCGGACGGTTTTATACGACTGCATCCAAAGAATATGTTCCATATATCAAGCCCCAGGAACATGGTAATCACACTGGCGTCAAGTACCTGAAGCTGCATAATGATAAGGGAATCGCATTGGAATTTTACTCTGAAGAAGGCTTTGAATGCAATGTATCACATTATACTTCAGAACAACTTACAAATGCCCTGCACAATTATGAATTGGTACCAAGTAAATACACAATAGCCAGAGTGGATTACAAAGTCAGTGGTATCGGCTCTCATAGCTGTGGTCCTGAATTGATTGAGAAATATAGGCTCCGTGAGAAGAATTTTAGTTTCTCCTTTGGCATTCATGCAAAGTATGATAGGTAAGTTGCTGTCATTAGAGGTTAGGGCTTAAATTAGAAATAAAATAATAAATGAAGGGGGTGTTGCATTAATAAAGTAAAAGGCTACTTTGGATGCAGCGGCCCCTTTTGAAGATAAAAATGAGTAAGAAAGAGATAAGGAGAATGAATGAATGGATGATTTATTGGAAAAATTAATATCGGTTGTTCCAACTGAAAACCAGATTAACTGGCAGAAACTTGAGTATACAGCTTTTTTCCACTACGGAATTAATAGCTTTACGGACCGTGAATGGGGTACGGGTAAAGAGGATATATCCATATTTTCACCTAAAAATCTGAACACGGATCAGTGGTGTGAAGTGTTAAAGCGGGCAGAAATTAAAGCCTGTATTATTACAGCGAAACATCATGATGGTTTCTGTCTTTGGAATACGGCATATACAAACCACTCTGTAATGCATACACCTTTTAAACGGGATATTGTAGCAGAACTTGCAGCTTCCTGTAAGAAATATGGAATTAAGTTAGGGGTCTATCTGTCACCCTGGGATAGACATGAATCTGTCTATGGCAGTGGTGAGGAGTATAATAACTATTTTTGCAACCAATTAACTGAATTATTAACAAACTATGGAAAGTTATATAGTGTATGGTTTGATGGTGCCTGCGGTGAAGGCCCGAATGGTAAAAAACAGGAATATGACTGGAAGCGTTATTATGAGCTGATTCGAAAATTGCAGCCGGAAGCAGTAATATCGGTATGCGGACCGGATGTGCGCTGGTGCGGTAATGAGGCCGGTGATTGCAGAGAATCCGAATGGAGTGTTGTACCTGCGGAAGTGTTTTCACAATCGGATATTATGGAGAAATCTCAGAAGAACGATGATGCTGAATTCAGAAAACAAGGTCTTGATGAGCAAACCAATGACCTTGGAAGCCGTAAGATTGTGGAAAAAGCCGATAAACTAATCTGGTATCCTGCCGAGGTTAATGTTTCTATCCGTCCCGGCTGGTTTTATCACGAATCAGAAGATCTGCTTGTAAAGTCCTTATCTGACTTGAAAAGAATATACCTGAATGCTGTAGGAGGAAATGGTTTATTTCTTTTAAATATACCGCCGCACAAGGATGGTTATATTACAACCTACGATGAAGAAAGATTAACAGAATTGGGCAGTTTTATTCGAGAGGCGTTTCAGGAGAATTATGCAGTGAAAGCACAGGTAACAGCTTCTTCTACTGAACCGGGAAGTGATGTTTACAATGTTTTAGAAGAAAATGATACTTATTGGAAAGCAATTGATTACTCTGCCTGCTGCGATATTGTAATCAGATTGAAAGAACCTGAAGTGCTTCAATATATTGTGCTTCAAGAGCAGATTAAGTTAAGCCAGCGAGTGGAACGATTTGAAGTATGGGCAGAGACTGAGGTCACAGAGGAAAGATTAATCTATAGCGGAACTACCATAGGGTATAAAAAGATCTGCGCAATTCCGCCTACAAAAATTATATCCTTGAGAATTGTATTTAAGGAATACCGCGTAGCACCTGTTATTCAGACAATAGGATTATACTAAATACATGTTAAAACAGTGCGGTTAATACGAAATGTAAGTTTTAGTGAACCTTAATTAACATAAATATACTGTTAACGTTAATTGAAAGAAAAGGATAATTAAACGGCTATAAAGCAAATGATACCGATGGGTTTAGGCAAAAATCATATAAACAATCATGGTAATGAAATGTTTTTGTTGATAATTTTAAAAATATATTGACATTAGAGTTACATCATGTTAAACTTATGTTAAGTTTTTTGGGGAATACGTTAATTTAAATGTTAAATAAATTATCATCAATATTTAAAAAATAGAGATTATATTAATTGATTAGTTAACATTTTGTCGTATGAGTTAATTTTAGTTGCATAATGTGCAGATAATGAAAGGCTGAGGTATTATTATGGAAAAAGATCCTGGAAAAAAAAGAATAAAAAGAAGACGTTGGTCGAAAGATGATTCTCAATTATCTTTGTTAGCCTTACCTACTTTCGTATGGTATTTACTGTTTAGTTATTTACCTATGTTTGGTGTAATAATTGCTTTCAAGAATTATAGAATCACTGCCGGAAAAGGATTTTTATACAATCTGTTGCACAGCGCCTGGTCAGGAACCGGAAATTTTGTATACATGTTTAAATCCAACAGCTTTGCAATATTGCTGCGTAACACGATTCTTTACAATATTGTCTTTGTTATCTTGGGTATTTTGATTCCGGTAACTTTGGCAATCATGCTTAGTTTGGTACATAGCAAGTTTAAATCAAAAGTATATCAAACCTGCATGTTCTTCCCTCATTTCTTATCTTGGGTAGTTGTTAGTTATTTTGTTTTTGCATTCCTTAGTGCAGATAAAGGTATTTTAAATCATGTTCTGGAAGCTTTCGGACGTGAACCGATTCAATGGTATATGGAACCGAAATACTGGCCTTATATTCTGATATTTATGAAGATGTGGAAGGGCGTAGGTTACGGAACAGTAGTATACCTTGCTAGTATTACAGGAATTGACTCCACCTACTATGAAGCAGCAGTAATCGATGGTGCAACAAAATGGAGGCAGGTAAAATATATCACAATACCATTTTTAAAGCCAATTATTATCATGATGTTCATCTTAAGTATAGGAGGCATCTTTAGCTCTGATTTCGGTCTTTTCTATCAGGTAACCAGAGGAATACCAGCTTCACTTTATAATGTATCTTCAACGATTGACACTTATATTTATAATGCGATAAGATCCAATGCTCCAATCGGAATGACATCAGCAACATCACTGTTACAGTCAGTAGCCTGCTGCCTTACAATTCTTATGGCTAACTGGGTTGTTAAAAAAGTGGATGACGAGTACGCGATTATATAAGCATGACAATATAAAGGAAGGTGAAGAAAGATGTTTCAGAAAAATAAAGAAGAAGATTCTGCTTATAAATTAAACAGAATTTCAAAACCAACAAACTATTTGTTCAATATAATATTTGTAATTTGTGCAGCGGTAGCGATTGTACCTTTTATATTTGTAATAATGATATCCGTATCATCAAAGCAGTCTATTGCAAAGTGGGGATATCAATTCATACCTAAGAACTTTTCCTTAGATGCATACCTGTTCTTATGGAATGAAAAACATACGATATTAGGCGCTTTTGGAATTTCGTTACTGGTAACGATACTAGGAACGATAATTGGCTTGGTGCTTACCTCCTCTATGGGATATGTTTTATCCAGATCAGAATTTAAATTAAAAGGATTTTTGACCTGGGTGGTGTTTATTCCGATGATTTTCGGTGGTGGTATGGTAGCTTCCTATGTTGTAAATAGTAATATCCTGCATTTAAAGGATACGGTATGGGCATTGATCCTTCCGTTGGCGGTATCGTCCTACAATGTGGTAATCTGTAAAACCTTCTTTAAGACCAGTATACCGGATTCTATTGTAGAGGCTGCTAAAATCGACGGTGCAAATCAGTTAAGTATCTATACAAGAGTTATTTTACCGATTTCAAAACCTCTTTTAGCTACTATAGGGTTATTTTTAAGCTTTGGTTATTGGAATGACTGGTTCCAGTCATCACTTTATATAAATAACAGCAAGTTAATGTCCTTACAGGCTATATTGAATAACATTCAAAAAAATGTTGAATTCCTGGCAAACAATCCTTCCGCCGGCTTATCACTTCAGGAGTATAAGAATATGATGCCTACGGAATCAGCAAGAATGGCTATCGCGGTATTAATCGTAGTACCAATTGCATGCGCTTACCCGTTCTTCCAAAGATATTTTGTATCAGGATTGACCATTGGGTCAGTAAAAGGTTGATTTATTAAAAGTATTTATACTTTAGTAAATAAATATGAAAACAATAGGAGGTATAGGTTTTTATGAAAAGAAAGATCGCTTTGTTACTATCGATCGTACTGGTATTAAGTACAATCTTTGCCGGATGCTCTAAAGACAACAATAAAAATACCGGCAACAAAGGAACTAACAATGGAACTACTAACGGAGCTACTGCAACTACAACACCTGACGGAAAAGATAATGGTACATCCGGTGATAAAGTAGTCACACTGAAATGGATTGCTGTTGGTAGCGGTATGCCAAAAAATTACGATGCTTGGTTAGCTAAAATCAATCCTTATCTGGAACAGAAAATTGGGGTTAACATTGATATGGAAATCGTATCATGGGGTGATTGGGGTAACAGAAGAAATATTATCGTTAACTCCGGTGAATACTTCGATATTCTCTTCACAGATGGCGGAAATTTCACAAGCGATGTTGCTTTAGGTGCTTACTATGATATGAAAGATATTATTAAGACAAGTGCACCTGATTTATATTCATACATTCCTGAAAATTACTGGAATGCGGTTTCTATTAATGGTGGTGTTTACGGCGTACCTACTTACAAAGATTCCTCTATGTCAAACTATATTGTTTGGGATAAAGCAAAAGCTGACAAGTATGGCGTTGACTATAAGAATATCCACTCTTTAGACGGACTTACTGAGCCTTTAAAGAAAATTACAGAAGGCGAAGGAACACCTGCTTTACCTTTAGACCAGAACGGACTTGCAATGATCTTAAGTTTATATGATGGTATTGGACTTGGAGTTCCTGCTATTGGTGTTAAATTTGATGATCAGAACCGTAAAGTAGTAAACGTTCTTGAGCAGGAAGATGTTATGTCACAGCTTAAGACACTTCATGACTGGTATAAATCCGGCGTTATCAATTCTGATGCACCTGCTACATCTGAATCACCTTCCTACAAAGCAGTTGGTATTGCACAGGGATGGCCTTCAGCAGCTAAGACAACCTGGGGACCTGCAATGGGTGTAGAAGCAGAAGCTGTTCAGATCAACGACACTATCGTATCCAATGAAACAGTTCGTGGTTCCGTTAATGCTATCTATTCCGGTTCCAAGTATCCTGAAAAATGCCTTGAGTTCTTACAGCTTGTAAACCTTGATCCTAAGGTAAGAGATGCCTTCTATTATGGTGTTGAAGGAGAAAACTTCAAATACACAGCTGACGGCAAGGTTGAGAAACTTAACACAGAATGGCCGATGGCAGGTTATACACAGGGTACATTCTTCACTGTATCTCAGCTGTCTACCGATACTGTAAATCAGTGGGATGAAGTTAAGAAGTTAAATGAAAATGCAAAACCTTCCGTTTTATTAGGATTTAACGCAGATTTCTCAAAGATCCAGAATGAACTTGCTAACTGCAGAGAAGTATACAACAAATATAAGAGTGAGCTTTTAACAGGTGCTTCTGATCCTGAAGTTACTGTTCCTAAAATCACAAAAGAGTTAAAAGCTGGCGGACTTGATACTATTATCACTGAAGTACAGAGCCAGATTGATGCTTACTATAACAAGTAAGATTTAAAATAGCATAATGATATAAAGATTAAACGGGCTGTTACAAAATGCAGACAGATGGTTCGCGCCAATATTTTGCAATAGCCCGTTTAATGTCTAATGAAGCAAAAACTGATATTCGAAACTTTGAAAATAATTAGGATATTACCTATGAGAAATATCCTGTTGTTAAATAGATCATACTGGAAACGCCGGACGGCAGCAGTACTTGACTAATAGTATAATGGAGGAACAAAATATGAGTAAAATTATTGGAGGATCTTATGATAATCTTCCGTGGCAGGATAAACCGGAAGGGTACCTTCATCCCGTATGGCGATACGATGCAAATCCCATTATAGATAGAGATGCAATACCCACATCCAATAGTGTGTTTAATAGTGCGGTAGTGCCTTTTGGTGATGGTTATGCAGGAGTATTCCGGTGTGACAGCAGAGCTGTAACCATGGATATCTATGCAGGATTTAGTAAAGACGGAATAACTTGGGATATCAATCCGGAACCTATTGAGTTCACCGGTGCGGATGAAGAAATATTGGCTAAGGTTTACCGCTATGACCCAAGGGTTTGTTTTATAGAAGACCGTTACTATATTACCTGGTGCAATGGATATCATGGACCAACAATCGGTGTTGGGTATACTTTTGATTTTAAAACATTTGTACAATTAGAGAATGCCTTCTTACCCTTTAACCGTAATGGTGTTTTATTTCCCAAAAAGATTAACGGCAAGTATGCTATGCTAAGCCGCCCCAGCGATAATGGACATACACCTTTCGGTGATATTTATTACAGTCAAAGTAATGACCTGGAGTACTGGGGACATCACCGTTATGTTATGGGAACAACCAATTTTGAAGCTTCCGGCTGGCAGGCAACAAAGATTGGTGCCGGAGCTACTCCTATAGAGACAGATGAAGGCTGGCTGACAATATATCACGGTGTTTTGGCTACCTGTAATGGATTTGTATACCGTATGGGATGCGCTCTCTTGGATTTAGAAAAACCTTGGATTGTAAAGAAAAGAACAAAGAATTATATTCTAGCACCTAGGGAATTATATGAAACAACCGGAGATGTTCCTAATGTAGTATTTCCCTGTGCGGCATTAACAGATGCAAAGACCGGCAGAATCGCTGTATATTATGGCGCTGCAGATACTGTAGTTGGCTTGGCTTTTACCACTGTTGACGAATTAATGGCAGCAATGGAAGAAGTATAAAAGAATTATTTATGGCTTTTTATAAACGTGGTATAATAAGGAAAATTAGTAAAAGAGAGGTTACGTGTAATGAAAAAGCCATACATAATAGGAATTGCCGGGGGTAGTGCCAGCGGTAAATCCACATTATGTGATAAACTGGAGAAAGAGTTAAACCAGTATTCACTTAAAATTTTTCACATGGATTCCTACTTTAAACCTGAAAAGGAACGTCCCTTTGTTGCTGCTCCTGTTACAAAGAAAAAGTATGTGGATGACAATCATCCGGAAACAATGTATTTGGAACAGTTATTCTTGGACTTAAAGAAAGCTGTAAATGAAAGCTATGATATTATTATCATAGAAGGGTTGCTAGCACTGTGGGACGAGGATATCTATCCATACCTGAATTTAAAGTTGTTTGTAGATTGCAGAGCTGATGAAAGAATTGTCAGAAGACTTCACAGAAACATGGAGTGGGGATTAAGCTTTGATGAAATTTCTCAGGTATATCTGGATATGGTTCGCTATCGTCATGATGAGTATGTGGAACCTACGAAATGGAGAGCGGACTTAATCATAAATGGTTCTTCTCCCCAGGATAAAGCAGTTGATATGATTTTAACTTATATAATAAAGGAAATGAACGTAGGAACAAATTAACATTGGGTAAAGTATTCTTACATTAACATATAGGATATATATGTAGAAAGAGGCGACATGGTATTTTTAGATAAAAGAGTTCGTGTAATAAGTGACGAATTAAAGAAATTATCAGTGGTTCAAAAAGTAAACGTTGACGACTGGAAATATAAAAAGGGCAATTATATATATCCGAAGGATGCTGAGGCAGCGGAAGCTGAATGGGAAAAGTTTGACTGCAGAACAATGCACTGGTATGGACCCGATGAACATTATTGGTTCCGCGGTGAATTCACAGTGCCTCAGTCAATGGCGGGCAAAGCTGTATGGATGAATGTTAAGACCCAGATTGAGGAATGGGATGACGGCAAGAATCCTCAATTTTTATTATACGTTGACAATGTAGCTACCCAGGGAATTGATATGAATCACAGAAGAGTCCTTTTAACAAGAGAAGCTGTTTTAGGACAGACATATCACTTGGATTTACAGTCCTATACCGGTACTCTTCATAGTGAGTTCAATCTGATAGTAGAAATGCTTGAGATTGATCCAAGAATTGAGAAATTATATTATGATATCAGTGTACCTTTAAGTGCCTTTACCCGTATGGAACAGGATGATAAGGTAAGAAGAGATATTGAAGCAGTATTAAATAACTGCATTAACTACCTGGATTTAAGAACTCCTTATTCTAAGGAATTCTATGCTTCTCTGGCAGAGGCTGATGCATATCTTGAGAAGGCTCTATATGAAGATATGGCAGGATATGATGATGTTATAGCTACCTGTATCGGACATACTCATATCGATGTTGCCTGGTGGTGGACTGTTGAGCAGACAAGGGAAAAAGTTGGACGAAGCTTTGCTACTGTATTAAAGCTTATGGAAGAATATCCAAATTATAAATTCATGTCAAGTCAGCCTCAATTATACTATTTCCTGAAAGAAAGATATCCGGAACTTTACGCCAGATTAAAAGAAAGAGTAAAAGAAGGCAGATGGGAACCGGAAGGCGGCATGTGGGTTGAAGCCGACTGTAACCTTACTTCCGGAGAATCACTGGTTCGCCAGTTCATGCATGGTAAAAAATTCTTTAAAGATGAGTTCGGTGTGGATAACAGAGTATTATGGCTTCCCGATGTATTCGGCTATTCAGGAGCACTTCCCCAGATAATGAAGAAATCCGGAATTGATTACTTCATGACTACCAAGCTGGCATGGAATCAGTTTAATAAGATACCTAATGACACCATGTACTGGAAGGGTATTGATGGAACCAGTATTTTTACCCACCTTATTACAACCCTTGGAGTAGGTCAGAGTACAGAGGAATTCTTTACTACCTATAACGGTATGCTTCATCCTGACTCCATTATGGGTGGATGGACCAGATATCAGAATAAAGACATTAACAATGATATCCTGATTTCCTACGGATACGGAGATGGCGGCGGCGGCCCTACAAGAGAAATGCTGGAGACCTCAATACGTATGGAAAAAGGTGTGCGTGGTATACCAAAAGTACGTCAGGAATTTGCAGGAACTTATTTTGAGGAATTACACGAACGTGTAAAGGACAACAATAGAGTGGCAGTTTGGGAAGGAGAATTCTATTTCGAATACCATAGAGGAACTTACACTTCCATGGCTAGAAATAAACGTTCCAATCGTAAGAGCGAGCTTATGTTAATGGATCTGGAGCTGCTTTCCGTACTTGCATTGAATAAGTTACCTTATCCGGCTGAAGAGCTGGATGCTATGTGGAAGAAAGTATTGTTGAATCAATTCCACGATATCTTACCCGGTTCCTCTATTAAAGAGGTATATGAAGTAACAAAGAAAGAATACAAAGAACTGTCAGAAAAGGCAGAAGTTATTATTGATAATTGTCTGACTGAATTAACCGGCAAGGGAGAAGGAGTTACCATCTTTAACACACTTGGATTCCTTCGCGATGATGTTGTAAATCTTGGTGATATCAATGCAGAAGCGCTGAAAGATGAGACAGGAATTACTTATCCGGTACAAAAATCAGCAGACGGAGCGGTAGCATACCTAAAAGGTATACCTGCTAAGGGCAGCAAGACTTTTGAAATAGTAAGTAAAATGGAACAAGCTAAACCTTTCAGCTTAAACGGCAATTGTCTGGAAACACCTTATTACACTATTGAAATTGATGAACAGGGCTTATTTACATCTATTTATGATAAACAGAATGACCGCCAGGTATTACAGAACGGTATGCAGGGAAATCTCTTCCGTATGTATGAAGATAAGCCAATTTACTATGATAACTGGGATATTGACATTTTCCACACAGAAAAATTCTGGGATGTAACTGAAGTTTCCCGTATGGAATGGACAGAAGTTGGAGAAGTGCGTGCAACCCTGGAAATTGAAAGAAATATCAGTAACTCCCTCATCAGACAGAAGATTTATTTCTATGCTGACAGCAGAAGAATCGAGTTCAATACCTATGTTGACTGGAAGGAACACCAGCACTTATTAAAGGTACATTTCCCTGTTAATATTCACTCAGACGAAGCTACTTTTGATATCCAATTTGGTAATCTGACGAGAAAGGTACACAGCAATACCAGCTGGGATGTTGCCAGATTTGAAAGCTGCGGACATAAATGGATTGATTTATCGGAAGGACATTACGGTGTCAGCTTGTTAAATGACTGCAAATACGGACATTCTGTAAAAGATGGAAATATGGCTATTACACTGATAAAATCCGGAATCGAGCCCAATCCTACAACAGACCAGGAAGAACATTTCTTTACCTATGCTCTTTATCCTCATGCAGAGACTTGGAGAGCAGCCGGTACTGTTATGGAAGCTGCTAAGGTTAATCAGCCGGCTTTCGCAAGGCAGGGCGGTAACCCTGGTACAGCATTCTCCTTTGTATCTGTTAATAAACCCAATGTAATGATTGAGACAGTAAAACAAGCAGAAGACGGAAATGGCGTTGTAATTCGTATTTATGAATACGAGAACTCCTTGACAAAAGCACAGATCAGCCTGGATAGGGCAGCAGAGATTGTATCCATTGAGGAATGCAATTTGATAGAAGAGTTTATTGAAACTGTTCCAAAGACAGAGAATGGATTTGAGATTGAAATCAAACCTTACGAGATAAAGACTTATAGAATCAAGTTCAAATAATTTGTCTTATCATTTAACTTATTAGAATTATATTTTTTTCATACAGAAGGGCTGTTGCATAATAGACATTCAGGGTGGAAGATTTATCCTCTCCCAAGATGAGAAAGTGCGGCAGCCCTTACCTCCAGATAGAGAGATAATTACAAAAATAAGAAAGTGAGATGCATATGAATATTTTACCAAGGCCCCAAAGTGTTATTTTGGGAAAAGAAAACTTCATATTTACTTATCGGGGACGAATAGTAATTGATTCTTCCTGTGATTCTGAGGTATTCACACATGCAAAGCTTTTGAGTAAAGATATCGAGGCTAATTTAGGCTTTCATGCGGCTATAACAAAAGGTGAGTTTGAAGACGGATGTATTTACTTAAAATGCGCTGAGACCATGAAGAAGGAAGAGTACACCGTATCCATACAACAGGATGGTATCCGGATATGTGGCGGAAGTAATGCAGGTATATTATACGGAATACAGACATTAAGACAAATCATATCAGTGGAAGGAGCAATCTTACCTTGCCTTACTATAAATGATTATCCTGATATGCCAAATCGAGGCTATTACCTTGATGCTACCAGGGGGCGTATTCCAACTCTCGCTTATCTAAAAAGCTTTGTAGAAAAGTTAAGTTATTATAAAATAAACCAATTACAGCTTTATGTAGAACATAGTTTTCTTTTTCAGGGGTTAAGTGAGGTATGGAGAGATGATACCCCTCTGACGGCCGACGAAATCATGGAATTAGATGCATACTGCAGACAATTTCATATTGAATTGATACCTTCCTTATCAAGCTTTGGGCATCTCTATAAGTTATTAAGTACGAAGACTTATGCATCTTTGTGTGAACTGCCGGATTCGGATAAAGAACCTTTTTCCTTTAATGACCGGATGGATCACCATACCGTTGATGTAACGAATAGAGAAAGTATGAAACTTGTTAAGAAGTTAATCGACGAATATATTCCCCTGTTCTCATCGAAGCATTTTAACCTCTGCGCAGATGAAACTTTTGATTTGGGAAAAGGAAAGTCTAAAGTTTTGGCTGATCAAATCGGTGTTGATAATATGTATGTCAGCTTCGTGAAGGAATTGTGCGAATATCTGATTGAGAAAGGGAAACGTCCTATGTTCTGGGGAGACATCATCAAAGGCTTCCCGGATGCTATCAACCAATTACCGGCTGAAACAATCTGCCTGAACTGGGGATACTCGAGGAATGAAGGGGAGGAGGCAGCCCTTGCATTACATGAAGCAGGAGCAACTCAATATCTATGCCCTGGTGTTGCCGGCTGGAATCAGTTCATCAATTTTATTGATGCTTCCTACGAGAATATCAGCAGGATGTGCAGCTACGCTCATAAGTATCAGGCAATCGGGATTCTAAATACCGATTGGGGCGATTTCGGACATATTAATCATCCGGAATTCAGCATTACCGGTATGATCTTTGGAGCAGCCTTCTCCTGGAACCGTCAGATTCCGGATAATGATGAAATCAAAGGACAGATATCTCTTTTAGAATTCGGCGACAGTTCCCTCTCATTTGTTCATAATGCAGCCCTTTTGTCTGAGAAGAGTGTTTTTGAATGGTATCATATTGTCCGTTATATGGAAATGGACAGCAAGGGGAAAAGCGCTAAAGAGAAGAGAGATTATCTCACTGCCTTGGATTTTAGTGGTGTAAAGGCAGCAAATGAAGTCATTAACCAAGGTATTAATAATCTATATAGAAACCTGAAGCATCTGGATTGTAATAA
It includes:
- a CDS encoding carbohydrate ABC transporter permease, whose product is MFQKNKEEDSAYKLNRISKPTNYLFNIIFVICAAVAIVPFIFVIMISVSSKQSIAKWGYQFIPKNFSLDAYLFLWNEKHTILGAFGISLLVTILGTIIGLVLTSSMGYVLSRSEFKLKGFLTWVVFIPMIFGGGMVASYVVNSNILHLKDTVWALILPLAVSSYNVVICKTFFKTSIPDSIVEAAKIDGANQLSIYTRVILPISKPLLATIGLFLSFGYWNDWFQSSLYINNSKLMSLQAILNNIQKNVEFLANNPSAGLSLQEYKNMMPTESARMAIAVLIVVPIACAYPFFQRYFVSGLTIGSVKG
- a CDS encoding ABC transporter permease yields the protein MEKDPGKKRIKRRRWSKDDSQLSLLALPTFVWYLLFSYLPMFGVIIAFKNYRITAGKGFLYNLLHSAWSGTGNFVYMFKSNSFAILLRNTILYNIVFVILGILIPVTLAIMLSLVHSKFKSKVYQTCMFFPHFLSWVVVSYFVFAFLSADKGILNHVLEAFGREPIQWYMEPKYWPYILIFMKMWKGVGYGTVVYLASITGIDSTYYEAAVIDGATKWRQVKYITIPFLKPIIIMMFILSIGGIFSSDFGLFYQVTRGIPASLYNVSSTIDTYIYNAIRSNAPIGMTSATSLLQSVACCLTILMANWVVKKVDDEYAII
- a CDS encoding alpha-L-fucosidase gives rise to the protein MDDLLEKLISVVPTENQINWQKLEYTAFFHYGINSFTDREWGTGKEDISIFSPKNLNTDQWCEVLKRAEIKACIITAKHHDGFCLWNTAYTNHSVMHTPFKRDIVAELAASCKKYGIKLGVYLSPWDRHESVYGSGEEYNNYFCNQLTELLTNYGKLYSVWFDGACGEGPNGKKQEYDWKRYYELIRKLQPEAVISVCGPDVRWCGNEAGDCRESEWSVVPAEVFSQSDIMEKSQKNDDAEFRKQGLDEQTNDLGSRKIVEKADKLIWYPAEVNVSIRPGWFYHESEDLLVKSLSDLKRIYLNAVGGNGLFLLNIPPHKDGYITTYDEERLTELGSFIREAFQENYAVKAQVTASSTEPGSDVYNVLEENDTYWKAIDYSACCDIVIRLKEPEVLQYIVLQEQIKLSQRVERFEVWAETEVTEERLIYSGTTIGYKKICAIPPTKIISLRIVFKEYRVAPVIQTIGLY
- a CDS encoding ABC transporter substrate-binding protein: MKRKIALLLSIVLVLSTIFAGCSKDNNKNTGNKGTNNGTTNGATATTTPDGKDNGTSGDKVVTLKWIAVGSGMPKNYDAWLAKINPYLEQKIGVNIDMEIVSWGDWGNRRNIIVNSGEYFDILFTDGGNFTSDVALGAYYDMKDIIKTSAPDLYSYIPENYWNAVSINGGVYGVPTYKDSSMSNYIVWDKAKADKYGVDYKNIHSLDGLTEPLKKITEGEGTPALPLDQNGLAMILSLYDGIGLGVPAIGVKFDDQNRKVVNVLEQEDVMSQLKTLHDWYKSGVINSDAPATSESPSYKAVGIAQGWPSAAKTTWGPAMGVEAEAVQINDTIVSNETVRGSVNAIYSGSKYPEKCLEFLQLVNLDPKVRDAFYYGVEGENFKYTADGKVEKLNTEWPMAGYTQGTFFTVSQLSTDTVNQWDEVKKLNENAKPSVLLGFNADFSKIQNELANCREVYNKYKSELLTGASDPEVTVPKITKELKAGGLDTIITEVQSQIDAYYNK
- a CDS encoding glycoside hydrolase family 130 protein gives rise to the protein MSKIIGGSYDNLPWQDKPEGYLHPVWRYDANPIIDRDAIPTSNSVFNSAVVPFGDGYAGVFRCDSRAVTMDIYAGFSKDGITWDINPEPIEFTGADEEILAKVYRYDPRVCFIEDRYYITWCNGYHGPTIGVGYTFDFKTFVQLENAFLPFNRNGVLFPKKINGKYAMLSRPSDNGHTPFGDIYYSQSNDLEYWGHHRYVMGTTNFEASGWQATKIGAGATPIETDEGWLTIYHGVLATCNGFVYRMGCALLDLEKPWIVKKRTKNYILAPRELYETTGDVPNVVFPCAALTDAKTGRIAVYYGAADTVVGLAFTTVDELMAAMEEV
- a CDS encoding uridine kinase family protein; this encodes MKKPYIIGIAGGSASGKSTLCDKLEKELNQYSLKIFHMDSYFKPEKERPFVAAPVTKKKYVDDNHPETMYLEQLFLDLKKAVNESYDIIIIEGLLALWDEDIYPYLNLKLFVDCRADERIVRRLHRNMEWGLSFDEISQVYLDMVRYRHDEYVEPTKWRADLIINGSSPQDKAVDMILTYIIKEMNVGTN